CTGATACCCGATCAGCTCTCCCACATTTCTCTCTCCTTCCTCGTCGACGACCTGGAGGTCCGGCGTGGTGGAGTCGCCGCGAACATCGCTTTCGGACTCGGCCTGCTGGGGCTGACCCCGTATCTGGTCGGTGCGGTCGGACCGGACTTCGACGAGTATCGGATCTGGCTCAAGGAACACGGTGTCGACACCGAGCACGTGCGGGTGTCCAGCCGGTCGCGGACCGCGCGCTTCATGTGCACCACTGATCAGGACCAGAATCAGATCGCCTCTTTCTACGCCGGGGCGATGGCAGAGGCTGCGCAGATCGATCTCTCCGTCATCTCCGGGCGGACGGGTGGGGTGGATCTTGTGCTGGTCGCCCCCAACACTCCTGAAGCCATGATCCGGCATAGGCGGCAGTGCGAGGAGTTGGGCGTGCCCTTCGCGGCCGATCCCTCTCAGCAGCTCGCCCGGCTGACCCGCGACGAGGTGCGACTGCTCGTCACCGGCGCGCTGTGGTTGTTCACCAACGACTACGAAGCCGCGCTCCTATCGGAACTCAGCGGCTGGACGCGGGAAGAGATTCTCTCCCGGGTGGGTGCGTGGATCACCACGCGGGGCGCCGACGGAGTCACCCTCGCGACCGCCGACGGTACGGAGGAGTCCTTCCCCGCCGTGCCGTCGGCGGCCGTTGCGGACCCCACCGGGGTCGGCGACGCCTTCAGAGCCGGCTTCCTCGCCGGTACGAGCTGGGGGCTCGCGGTCGACGTGGCGATCCCGCTGGGCTGCGCCATGGCCACCAGGGCGTTGGAAACCGTGGGTTCGCAGCAGTACACCGTTTCGCCGACGGACCTGCTGACGCGCATCGCTGACACGTACGGCGGCCAGGTGGGTGCCCGGCTCGCCCCGTATCTGGAGCTGTCACCGTGATCGCGGAGGCCGCCATCCTCCTTTCTGCCGCGGGGTGTGGGACGTACGTCACGTTCGTATGCGGCCGCACCGTCCACTGGGACCAGTCGGCGATGACCACAGGCGCGTGGGCGTTTCCGGACCCCGGGACGGACGAGGGGGAACAGTCCGCTCCTACCCAACCAAAGGAACAGCGAGCGAGCAGTGCGAGAAGAAGAGACGCCTCGTAGGAGCACCATGCTGACGGATCTGGTCAATGAGGGAGTGTCCGTCTGGCTGGACGGTGCGAGCCGCCGGTCTCTCGCGGACGGAACCCTGAGCCAGCGGATGACAGATGCACATGTCACCGGAGCCGTACTGTCCCTGCGCGAGCTGGGGCGCGAAGTGCGCGACGGCACCGCGTACCGGGAGCAGATCGACATGCTCGGCACCCAGGGCGTCACCGCGGACGAAGCCGTGCGGGCACTGCTTTTCTACGATGCCCGCTGGGCCTGCGACGTGCTGCGGCCGAGCTTCACGGCGACACAGGGCGCCGATGGCTGGGTGTGCGCGGAGCTGGATCCCCGGTTCGCCGACGATGCCCGCGCCTCGGTCGCCGAGGCGCGCGCCGTCGCACTCGCCGTAAACCGGCCCAATCTGCTGATTGCCGTGCCCAGCACTCCCGCGGGCATGACGGTGATCAGCGACTGCGTGGCCGAGGGAATCGGTGTGAACGCCCGTCACATCTATTCGGTGCGGTGCTACGGAGAAGTGATCGAGGCGTACTTCGAGGGCCTGGAACGGGCGCTCACCGCCGGACGTGCCGTCACCGCCTTTGCCTCGGTGGCCTCCTTCGAGGCCGCCCGGATGGAAGCAGCGGTGGACCTGTGCCTGAACGGGAGGGAGCCCGCCGTTGCCGCGCCGCTGCGCGGCCGGTCGGCGCTAGCCCTCGCCCGAGCGGCCTACCACCTTTACGAGGAACGGCTCGGCTCCGGCCGCTGGCGGAAGCTGCGGGCCGCCGGGGCCCGCCCGCAGCGCCTGGTCTGGCCCGGAGCCGACGCGCCGGATCCCGCGACGACGGTCCGTCAGGTCGAGGAACTGGTGGCCTGGAGCACCGTCCACGCGATGTCACAGCCCACCCTTGACGCTGTGGCCCGGCTGGGCCGACTGCGGGGTGACACGCTTTCGGGGGAGTCCAGGGCTTCGGACGAGCTGTTGACGGGCCTGCGGCTCCAGGATGTCAGCGTCGACCGGACCGCCGTGGAGCTGGCTCGCTCGGAGCTCCGGGGGAGCGTACGCGATCGCCTGGAGCTCGCCGACTCGGTACGGGACACATGGCGCCGCACGCACGGCTGAGGGGCGCTCGCCGGCTGTGTGCTGACCTTCCAGCACACAGCCGGCGAGCGCCCCTTTTCCAGCCCTTCGCCCATCCGTTCAGCGCCCGGGCGTGCTCCTGGAGACCGCCGTGGCCGGCTTGCGCCCTGGGAAGGCGCCTCCGGTCAGCGCGAGCAGCGGTTCCGCCTTGACGGCCGTCTCCTCGAACTCGGCCTCCGCGTCCGAGAGCGCGGTGATGGCTCCGCCGATTCCGTACCGTACGCGGCCGGGGGTGATGACGGCTGTACGGATGGCGATGCTCAGGTCGGCGGCTCCGGTGAGGGAGAAGTAGCCGATCGCTCCCGAGTAGACACCCCGGGGGCCTCCTTCGAGCCGGTCGATGATCCGCATGGTCCGCTCCTTGGGCGCTCCGGTCATGGAGCCGCCCGGGAACGCGGAGCGCACGCAGCCGACGGCACCGCTGTCGCGGCGCAGGGTCGCGGTGACGGTGCTGACCAGTTGGTGGACGGTCGTGAACGTCTCGACGCGGAAGATGTCGTCGGCCACGACAGACCCGACCTCCGCGCACCGGCCCAGATCGTTGCGGACCAGATCGACGATCATCAGGTTCTCCGCGCGCTCCTTCTCGTCCGTGCGAAGTTCCTCCACCAGAGCGGCGTCGTGTGCGGGTGTCTCCCCGCGCGGCCTGGTCCCCTTGATCGGCCGGGACTCGGCGGTGCCGTCGGAACCGACCCGCAGGAAGCGCTCCGGCGAACTGCTCAGCACCGACAGCTCGTCGAACCGCAGCAGTGCCGCGAACGGGGCCGGAGCGACATGGCGCAGGTACCGGTAGCTCTGCCACGGATCCAGATCCACCCGCGCCTCCGCCATGTTGGTGAGGCAGATCTCGTACGACTCACCGGTCGTGATCTCGTCCTGGCAGGAGTCGATGAGGTTCAGATACGCCTGACGGTCGTGCCGCAGCTCCACCCGTGCACCGACGGCCGGCGGGGCGGGATCGGGGTTCGGCACCAAGCCCGCCAGGGCGTCGAGCCGGCTCGCTGTCCGGGTCAGCCAGGACCGCGCCGTGTCCTTGGCCGCTACCTCGTGCCCGGCAAGGCCCGTGCCTTCGTCCGCAAGGGCGAGGAGATACGTCACTCCTTCCCGGTGGTCGAAGACCACGGCACGGTCGGCGAAAATCATCGCCGCATCCGGCTCCTCCGAGCGGTGTGTCAGGCCCCCTCCGGGCGCCGGCTTCAACTCGTACCCCAGATAGCCGACCCAGCCGAGCGCGAAGTCGAAGGGCAGTTCCGGTACCTGAGTGGCCGTGCCTCGCAGGTCCGCGTCGAGCCAGTCCAGGAACTCGCCGGTGACGATCTCCGTACCTGTGCGCGACCTGACCTGGATCGTGCTGCTCAACATGTCCGCCGTGGCGACGCGGGCGAGGGGACCGGAGGCGTCACCCATGAGGGAGAAGCGGCCGAGGACGCCGTCGGTCCTGCTGCTGTCGAGCCAGAAGGAGTGCGAGCCCGCTCCGTACAGGCGCTCGAAGGCGATCTCATCGCTCCAGCGGGTGCGCAACCGTTCCACACAGACCTTCAACCGACGCTGCTCCGCAGGTCGTTGTCGCATGGGCGCAGAGCTGTTCCCGGGATGACCGACGGCCTGCCGCGGAGAATCGGCCCGGGCGTCGGACGCCCACGTCGGCGCTTCTTGGCGCAACTCCAAGAAATTCCTGAGGAGTTGCATGCCGTATTCCGTGCCGATCGACTCCGGATGGAATTGCACGCCGTGCAGCGGGCGGTTCCGGTGCCGTATTCCCATCACGACGCCGTCGTAGGTCCAAGCTGTCGCTTCCAGTTCATCAGGAAGACGGGTGACGGCCAGGGAGTGGTATCGAATGGCTTTGAAGGGGGACGGGAGGCCCGCGAAAATGCCCGTTCCCGTGTGCAGCACGGGCGAGATACGGCCATGGCACGGTTCGGGCGCCAAGGTCACATGGCCCCCGCTCGCCAGGGCAATTCCCTGATGGCCGAGACACACGCCGAGCAGCGGGACCTTCGTGGAACGGATGATGTCCTGGCAGATTCCAAAGTCCGCCGGGCGTGCGGGGTTTCCCGGTCCTGGTGAGATGACCACCCGATCGAAATCCGCAAGATGGCAGGTGCGCCAGTGCGCTTCGTCATTCCGGACGACAGTCGGCTCATGACCGGAAATTTGGGCCAGATAGTCGAACAGGTTGTAGGTGAACGAGTCGTGATTGTCGACCAGTAGCGTACGCATCGGTGAGTTCGGTCCTCCCTCAGGGCCGCAGAGCGTGGGGGTGCATGACCGTCAGGCGAGCACCGGCCGGTTCCTGTCGGGCGCCGCTCCCGCCCTGTCGCGGCGCGCACCGCGCCGGGCGCCCGAGGCGGCGATCCGTTCGCTGGTACGGCTCCCTCGCTCGGCCTCGGCGAGCGGCCCCGGGAGGACTTCGAGCAGGGTGTGCTCGATCAGGTCTTGTCCTTCGAGGACCGTGCGGCGCCGCAGGACCCGCAGTTCGCGGCCGCACTCCTCGGCGATCCTCTCCAGGCCGGCGATGTCTCCGCGTTCGCAGAAATGCAGCAGCACCGACCCGGTGTCGGTCAGGTGGTGTACTGCTTCCTCGAGATATCTGCGGTGCGTGCGGTATCCGGCGTCCACGTACGCGCGTTCATGAACCGACCTGTAGGTGTAGTCCGCGGGAGCCAGTACGTAATTGGAGCTCCAGAAGATCCGGTCGAACCGGGCTCCGTCGTCGAGCGCGTCGAACAAATCGCTGTGCAGCGCTGTGACGCGGTCGGAGACACCGTGCCGCTCGGCGTTCAGCCGGGTGTTT
This portion of the Streptomyces sp. NBC_01750 genome encodes:
- the pabB gene encoding aminodeoxychorismate synthase component I, which codes for MRTLLVDNHDSFTYNLFDYLAQISGHEPTVVRNDEAHWRTCHLADFDRVVISPGPGNPARPADFGICQDIIRSTKVPLLGVCLGHQGIALASGGHVTLAPEPCHGRISPVLHTGTGIFAGLPSPFKAIRYHSLAVTRLPDELEATAWTYDGVVMGIRHRNRPLHGVQFHPESIGTEYGMQLLRNFLELRQEAPTWASDARADSPRQAVGHPGNSSAPMRQRPAEQRRLKVCVERLRTRWSDEIAFERLYGAGSHSFWLDSSRTDGVLGRFSLMGDASGPLARVATADMLSSTIQVRSRTGTEIVTGEFLDWLDADLRGTATQVPELPFDFALGWVGYLGYELKPAPGGGLTHRSEEPDAAMIFADRAVVFDHREGVTYLLALADEGTGLAGHEVAAKDTARSWLTRTASRLDALAGLVPNPDPAPPAVGARVELRHDRQAYLNLIDSCQDEITTGESYEICLTNMAEARVDLDPWQSYRYLRHVAPAPFAALLRFDELSVLSSSPERFLRVGSDGTAESRPIKGTRPRGETPAHDAALVEELRTDEKERAENLMIVDLVRNDLGRCAEVGSVVADDIFRVETFTTVHQLVSTVTATLRRDSGAVGCVRSAFPGGSMTGAPKERTMRIIDRLEGGPRGVYSGAIGYFSLTGAADLSIAIRTAVITPGRVRYGIGGAITALSDAEAEFEETAVKAEPLLALTGGAFPGRKPATAVSRSTPGR
- a CDS encoding carbohydrate kinase family protein; amino-acid sequence: MRLAITGSIATDHLATFPGRFADQLIPDQLSHISLSFLVDDLEVRRGGVAANIAFGLGLLGLTPYLVGAVGPDFDEYRIWLKEHGVDTEHVRVSSRSRTARFMCTTDQDQNQIASFYAGAMAEAAQIDLSVISGRTGGVDLVLVAPNTPEAMIRHRRQCEELGVPFAADPSQQLARLTRDEVRLLVTGALWLFTNDYEAALLSELSGWTREEILSRVGAWITTRGADGVTLATADGTEESFPAVPSAAVADPTGVGDAFRAGFLAGTSWGLAVDVAIPLGCAMATRALETVGSQQYTVSPTDLLTRIADTYGGQVGARLAPYLELSP
- a CDS encoding methyltransferase domain-containing protein, whose protein sequence is MSDVRSHLKSLERSNRSMTNPDRPRTFSMVNREWDLLDEVFAPIYSPSTGIALEFLGLTGTNSLTPSSSLLEIGCGAGVIAIQAALAGCTTVAADINENAVENTRLNAERHGVSDRVTALHSDLFDALDDGARFDRIFWSSNYVLAPADYTYRSVHERAYVDAGYRTHRRYLEEAVHHLTDTGSVLLHFCERGDIAGLERIAEECGRELRVLRRRTVLEGQDLIEHTLLEVLPGPLAEAERGSRTSERIAASGARRGARRDRAGAAPDRNRPVLA
- a CDS encoding transaldolase family protein, producing the protein MLTDLVNEGVSVWLDGASRRSLADGTLSQRMTDAHVTGAVLSLRELGREVRDGTAYREQIDMLGTQGVTADEAVRALLFYDARWACDVLRPSFTATQGADGWVCAELDPRFADDARASVAEARAVALAVNRPNLLIAVPSTPAGMTVISDCVAEGIGVNARHIYSVRCYGEVIEAYFEGLERALTAGRAVTAFASVASFEAARMEAAVDLCLNGREPAVAAPLRGRSALALARAAYHLYEERLGSGRWRKLRAAGARPQRLVWPGADAPDPATTVRQVEELVAWSTVHAMSQPTLDAVARLGRLRGDTLSGESRASDELLTGLRLQDVSVDRTAVELARSELRGSVRDRLELADSVRDTWRRTHG